In one Mobula hypostoma chromosome 17, sMobHyp1.1, whole genome shotgun sequence genomic region, the following are encoded:
- the nod1 gene encoding nucleotide-binding oligomerization domain-containing protein 1 isoform X2, translating to MDEVHQLGSRGQVPFILDHSFTKLLKIHREVLVGRMTNTECVLSNLQKHHYISNEEAELSQQQPTQAAKVRQILDLVQSKGEETAEYFLYILYQADEIYPDLSQWLKEIQYRPSEHIQAKSVIITDTVCQYIQKIKQDLRQDTRFVTSYVRKEDILLEDTYTDTLMELINAVNETIGTISHLEDLFGDTGIINEDAETVFVTGDAGVGKTILLQRLQNLWSKSELCADVKFFFKFRCRLFNSFKEEDKICLRDLLFKYNCYPDKDDDEIFSYIRQHPATVLFTLDGFDEINVDGDLSDIPDVSSPFEPTHPVALLLNLLRGKLLKGSKKLLTARTGTNLPLRMVRRRVTLKGFSKEHLLGYLKKFFKNKADQTLVLTQLEANPHLCSLCSVPLFCWIIFKCYEHFQSSSSPQQLLDYVTLTDIYLLMLEVFLNRSTKVALNKQSKSQNETFKAKKCALMRLGKLARRGIENNNFIFSQEEITAANISEEDLQLGFIKTAGHYDGCGSQSTYEFLHLTLQSFFTAFALVVDEEINARETIKFFAKCDNHMIGARVNSLLLHCLGYNSHQGKEQLDMNEHLQFTILFLCGLLSKAKRDFFKHLSSSRSIQKKRSALKSYLAERVETHLKILPKAPFQGFSRVQALPRFIWLLRYIFETQSEAVASLAARGIYADYIKLTFCNAFSADCSAIANVLRHRKKMIGLELDNNNINDYGVKELVPCFDKLTVVRLSVNMVTDDGAKVLAEELIKYKIIKYLGLYRNQITDVGAEYIAKIIEECPSLHTLKIGLNKLTSVGGKLLAQAIQKNKAFKDLGIFPVAAEGLP from the exons gTTCGACAAATATTGGATCTAGTTCAGAGTAAGGGAGAAGAAACAGCAGAATATTTCTTATACATTTTGTACCAAGCCGATGAGATTTACCCAGACCTAAGCCAATGGCTGAAAGAAATACAGTATCGGCCCTCAGAACACATACAGGCTAAATCCGTAATTATTACTGACACTG TCTGCCAGTATATTCAAAAGATCAAACAGGATCTACGGCAGGACACAAGATTTGTCACTTCCTATGTCAGGAAAGAAGACATTTTATTGGAGGATACGTACACTGACACTCTAATGGAACTAATCAATGCAGTCAATGAAACCATAGGAACCATCTCTCACTTGGAGGATTTGTTCGGTGACACTGGAATCATTAACGAAGATGCAGAAACTGTGTTTGTAACAGGCGATGCTGGAGTCGGAAAGACCATACTCCTCCAGCGACTTCAGAACTTGTGGTCAAAGAGTGAGCTCTGTGCTGACGTTAAGTTCTTCTTCAAGTTTAGATGCAGACTGTTCAACAGCTTTAAGGAGGAAGACAAGATCTGTCTGCGAGATCTTCTGTTCAAGTACAATTGTTACCCTGATAAGGATGACGATGAGATATTCAGTTACATCCGACAACATCCAGCCACTGTTCTCTTCACACTGGATGGATTCGATGAAATTAATGTAGATGGCGACCTTAGCGATATCCCTGATGTCTCGTCACCCTTTGAGCCCACACACCCAGTAGCCCTGTTGTTGAACCTTCTCCGAGGAAAGTTATTAAAAGGTTCCAAAAAATTGTTGACAGCGAGGACAGGCACAAACCTACCTCTGAGGATGGTAAGGAGGAGAGTGACCCTGAAGGGCTTTTCCAAGGAACATCTGCTGGGTTATTTGAAGAAGTTTTTCAAAAACAAGGCTGATCAAACTTTGGTTCTAACCCAGCTGGAGGCAAACCCTCACCTGTGCAGTCTGTGTTCAGTGCCATTGTTTTGTTGGATTATATTTAAATGCTATGAACACTTCCAGTCCTCAAGTAGTCCTCAGCAGTTGTTGGATTATGTTACACTAACTGACATTTACCTGTTGATGCTGGAGGTATTCCTGAATCGCTCTACCAAGGTGGCATTGAACAAGCAAAGCAAAAGTCAAAATGAGACCTTTAAAGCAAAGAAGTGTGCGTTGATGCGTTTAGGAAAACTGGCAAGGAGAGGAATTGAAAACAATAACTTCATCTTCAGTCAAGAGGAAATCACAGCTGCTAACATCTCTGAAGAAGATTTACAATTGGGTTTCATTAAAACTGCAGGCCACTATGATGGGTGTGGGAGTCAATCAACATATGAGTTTCTTCATCTCACCCTCCAGTCCTTTTTCACTGCTTTTGCCTTGGTTGTAGATGAGGAAATCAATGCCAGAGAAACCATTAAGTTTTTTGCCAAATGTGATAACCACATGATTGGAGCCCGGGTCAATAGCCTTTTGCTACATTGCTTGGGCTATAACTCTCACCAAGGAAAGGAGCAGTTGGACATGAATGAGCACTTGCAGTTCACCATTCTTTTTCTTTGTGGCCTCCTGTCTAAAGCTAAAAGGGACTTCTTCAAACATTTGTCTTCTTCGAGAAGCATCCAAAAGAAGCGCTCAGCACTCAAGTCCTACCTCGCTGAGCGCGTAGAAACACACTTAAAAATTCTGCCTAAGGCACCATTTCAAGGCTTTTCTAGAGTACAAGCCTTGCCCCGTTTTATCTGGCTGCTGCGCTACATTTTTGAAACTCAGAGTGAAGCGGTGGCCAGCCTTGCAGCCAGGGGGATTTATGCCGATTATATCAAACTCACCTTCTGCAATGCATTCTCTGCTGATTGCAGTGCAATTGCAAACGTTCTGCGCCATCGTAAAAAGATGATCGGACTTGAACTGGACAACAACAATATCAATGACTATGGGGTGAAAGAACTAGTTCCTTGTTTCGATAAACTCACAGTGGTTAG GTTGAGTGTAAACATGGTCACAGACGACGGAGCTAAGGTGCTGGCTGAAGAACtcataaaatataaaattattaaatatCTTGG CCTATACAGGAATCAAATCACTGATGTTGGTGCTGAGTACATTGCCAAAATCATTGAGGAATGTCCAAGTCTTCAtacattaaa AATTGGCCTCAACAAGCTTACAAGTGTTGGAGGGAAGTTATTAGCACAAGCAATTCAGAAAAACAAGGCATTCAAAGACTTGGG GATCTTTCCTGTGGCCGCAGAGGGGCTGCCCTGA